TAGTAGTATTAGTTGGTAATTGTAATAGAAGTAGCAGTAATGATATTAGCCCTGCAAGCAATGAAATTTGATggattttattgttattttgttatgtaGGATCCATCGGGCCGCACTCTGGATCCTTGGTGAATACTGCACCAGCATTGAGGACATTCAGAGTTTGATGACCGAGGTACGCAACCTGCTGGGAGAGATCCCAATCGTCGATGACGAGATGAAGAAAGCTGCTGGCGAGGACACTCAAGGTAattaggaggaggaggaggatggtgatggtgatgatgataatgaggatgaatGTTgggacgatgttgatgatggtgatggtgatgatgatgatgatgatgatgatgatgatgatggtgatggtggtgatgatgatgatgatggtgatggtgatgatggtgatgatgatgatgatggtgatgatggtgatgatggtgatgatggtgatgatggtgatgatggtgatgatggtgatggtgatgatgatgatgatggtgatggtggtgacgatggtgatggtgatgatgatgatggtgatgatggtgatgatggtgatgatggtgatgatgatgatgatgatgatgatggtggtgacgattgtgatgatggtgatgatgatgatgatgatgatgatgatggtggtggtgatgatgatgatgatgatgatgatgatgatgatgatggtgatgatgatggtggtgatgatgatgatgatgatgatgatgatgatggtgatgatgatgatgatgatgatgatgatgatgatgatgatgatggtgatggtgataatggtgatggtgatgatgatgatgatgatgatgatggtgatgatgatgatgatgatgatgatggtgatgatgatgatgataatggtgatgatgatggtgatggtgatgatgatgatggtgatgatgatgatgatggtggtgacgatgatgatggtgatgatgatgatgatggtgatggtggtggtgatgatgatgatgatgatgatggtgatgatgatggtggtgatgatgatgatgatgatgatgatgatgatggtgatgatggtgatgatgatgatggtgatgatgatggtgatggtgataatggtgatggtgatgatgatgatgatgttgatgatagtgatgatgatgatgatgatggtgatgacgatgatgatggtggtgatgatggtgatggtgatgatggtgatgatgatgatgatgatggtgatgatggtgatgatgatgatgatgatgatgatggtgatggtgatggtgatggtgatggtgatgatgatgatggtggtgatgatgatgatggtgatgatgatgatgatgatgatgatgatagaggtgatggtggtggtgtgaTGATAGAAACAAAGACGAACATGATGATGATCTTTGGGATGAAGTTAATGataaatgttgatgataattatttcaatgatataaaaaaagacGAAAATGGtataatgatgaaattgaaGATGGAGTATGACACTGAATTTCCTTGTGAACAAGAAGATGCTGAGTAAATGAacttaatataatttttttacatttggaATATGAGCAGCACAGGGCTTTACTCATGCTGTTGAGGATTATTTGATTTCAGGTAAATGTACATTTTTCCATAGCGCTCAATTGGGCaatttattgtaaattattgtatgttattttctttcagaGGAGAATGTCCAAGTGTCTGCCTCTAAACGTCTTGTTACGGAGATGGGAACTTATGCCACGCAGAGCGCCCTCAGTGTTGTGTCTACTAAGAAGGAGGAACAAAGGTAGGATATATTTGGCCTTGGgtgagggatgggggggggttgGCCGGCTCGGAGAGTCAAAGTGGCAAATCTGTATCAGGATTATTTTTCCTTATGATGATGCTGCTAATATTAgtgttgttgatgataatggatgacaaattatgatggtgattatggcaatgataatggtaattcatataaaatgtataGCAGTTTCCATCTTAATTAAATGTTTAAATGTGCTTCAGAgaaaattagagaaaaaaaaggtgatATTCATGTCcaagggggggggtgctgctTTTGCATTGGAAGAAAAGCAATTTTATTTGGAGATTGTTTTTCCTgcttttttcattcaaaataatccTTTGAATTGATCCAAATATTGAGTTATGGGAAAATTAATaagatttgtatattttatgagTGGTAAAGTCCCTTGAGGGCCCAGCTCGATCTGATTTCCTATAGACTAAATTACTCTTATACATGCATTTTAGTACATTATTTTCCAGgcttatttgttaattttttttctcatctgtTTCTCTTTCAGACCCGCTTTACGAGGTTTCCTGATGGATGGGGATTTCTTTGTAGGTGCGTGTCTGTCTACAGTTCTCACCAAGCTTGCCCTACGCTATCTTGACCTCTCCAAGgatcaaaagaaacagaatgtAAGTTATGCAATAGGCCTCGGTGTAATAAACAATGCATTTGATCAGTTTACCAACAGTCGGCAATCGAATACTAGTTTTTACACTCATCGAATTGTTATGTAGTATGTATCtaacttcctgttatccttCAGTGTTTTACCTTCATTTTATATCACAAACCACTTAAAAGCTTGTGCCACACTTGTAGATTCCTCAGATCCATCAGGATCAAATAAAAGGAACCGTGTCCAGGAAAAAATTCACTAATGTAGGATTAAAAAACATCGTTTGAGTGACTTAGAAAGATTGCGTTGAGCTTTTCTTAAAAGCATCTTGTGTCTTTCACTTTGTTCATATTAAATTGAagcatttaaacatgtttttctgCTTTCTTCTCATATTAATTCCCTGACCATTACAGAGATTCCTTGCTGAGGCAATGTTGATAATGGCAACCATCATTCATCTTGGAAAGTCAGGCCTTGCAAAAACGGTAagttaaccctatctagcccggggtattttgggagttcatatggccggggggggctcccaggcccccccccccctaagatctcggccgtcaaccgcgcgatcgcgccgaaaattggcacgcaggttgcctgggacataatctacaagattgtatagtaatttatttcatgcgaatcgctattaagtgattatgctaatttatgcgtaataagtatgcgaaatcatactttttcctgtAACTCCCTAAATGATTGCTGTTTAGCTCATTTACTAATTTGTCTAATTTGCAGGTAGCCTTTACCCATTTCGTCTtatttccacttggtctaatacgaCTTAGTCTATGTTGTTAGATCAACTGTTTAAAAACCAAAGTTTCATTTGCCTAAGTGAAGAATGACGAGAAGATGGAGGTGAAATTACACTAACCACTCATTTGACTGATTTTATGACCAACTGCTTGTAGGCCAATTGACTATGGACCAGTTTTAGatatatttcagttttatgaaagcaataaaaaaaataattttgttagtCCTTTGAAATGACCTCcaaatttttttacatatataaaagaatacatttattacaaagtccatcccaacaacaAGATAGTTAATtggaatgaagaaagaaaaatcatattacACATTGAAAATGTCAgcaaaatcagataaaaattatgaattattatattttaaagttcCACTTATTTTTGCAAAGAATTATCTCCACAAGACTCGGAGTAGGCCCCTAAGCATATCTGAAAGCTGAGGTCACACGctgtcattattttgttttatatgagaTACGATACTATTTCAATTTATTGGGATTGAACATTGTTGATGCTCTAGTTTGCATTGCAGTAGGTTACAACTAGGCAGTCCCACATTAACATAAGAATATGATGACGAAAACATTTAAATATCTAATAGTTATTTCATTGAAATACATGTTTACGTTCATAGTATCGTATTCTCTCCATAGAACATCACCAATGACGATGTGGATCGCATCGCCACTTGTCTGAAAGTACTCGCAGAGCGTCATTCGCTCATCAGTGACATCTTCAACACTGAATGCCGTAGTGCCCTTCATGCCATGCTCCAAGCCAAACAGCTGGAGAGTAAAACATCTGATAAGGTAGGatgctgaaggaaaataaatcatgGGGGCTAGGGGTTAGCACCGGTCTTCCTTCAATTGTTCAAAATAACCCTTGTGAAATATAAAACTAGCCTATTGTTATTGGGCTCACTAAAAAGTGATGGTAAATATGCACTCAGGACCCTTTGCCAATAGTTTCTGTTGTAATTGTGAGGTCTGTTACTGAAATTCAGCACATTCTTCCTTTGAAATATCTTTACTTGTTACAGATTTTTGCAAATGTCGTATACTGATtctgcaaaaacaaaaaaaggttgTGGATACGATCATCTTTATAGTGAATTTTTTTACTCTGGAAGCTATAAATTACATATATGTTATGCTACTCGGTTTTCAATCCAAATGCTTTGCttgcaaaaaaaagaatgcaATAACTTTTGTTTGCCCTTTTCATCGAGTTTGGAAGAGACAGTGCTTGGTCTGAGGGGAAGGGAGCGACAAAGGAATAAATGGAAGTAGGGTGTGGTGGAGGAGAATAGGAAGGTTGGGTTGAGGAAGGAGGATGGACCAAATTTAGTCAATTAGAGGAGAGGGCTGCAGATAAATCCGAGATGAATCCGGCCACCCTCCCCCGGCAATGCTAAACTGGATTTAACCTGTATGACAACTACTACAACCTATTTAAACTTTGATGAATTTCCTCCAGGGACTTTTTGACAAGAAGGTCAGCAGCATTCAGGCGGACGACCCTATCAACTTCCTGCAGCTACTAGCCAAGGCAGATACTGGTAGTACAGAGGATCAGCTTACAATGAGCTTGACCTTGGCTACCATGGGGACACCTGCTAAGAAAGAGATTGCAGATCTTTCATCATCTAAACTCAGCAAGGTAAGGATAGTggggtggtagtggtggtggtgagatgatgacgatgttgttggtgatgatgatgatgatgatcatcatcatcatgaagatgatgacgatgatgatggcgatgatggtggtgatgatgacgacgatgacggCGAAGATGAAGAtgactacaacaacaacaatgagGACGGCATTTACCTTAcaacattcattcatttgtgtaACCATATCTTTTCCAGGTGACCCAACTGACTGGTTTCTCCGACCCTGTCTATGCGGAGGCTTACATCAACATCAACCAGTATGACATTGTTCTTGATGTCCTCATCGTCAACCAAACAGCAGACGTCCTCCAGAACTGCTCCCTGGAACTGGCAACACTTGGTAAGGAAAGCAACATCTTATAAGGCACTATATCTTGAACTCTCATTGGGAGTTGCCAACAGCCATACATTGTGAAAAGCACAGTAAATATAGATCGCTAAAATCATTTGGGCTTTGGATACTTTTAATCACAAATTTTTAACACAATTACAAAACACGGCTACCTTGGGAGTGTTCGATCGCTTTCCCATCATTTTTAAAGCCCACCGAACACTTATCTTTCATCAGGGAGTTTGAGTGTATGTAATTTTTGGAGAGCATTCAATCGCACtgttttcctctctttttaaaCCCCACCCACCACTTGCATGTGTCACTGATCAGGGAGTCtgattatatataattatgaaagagCATTCAATTTCACTGTTTCACACTcttttaaccctaattctccccggggggggccataatggcccccctgACAATTTTTGCGATATATTTGCCGCGCAAAAATTTTTGACCTCGCCACTCACTGACTTTTTgctttcaagtctcgcacaaattttgagaccaaatttgtgacgcccagGTACACGGTTAcaacattacgcaacattatgtaagtgcatgtcggaccaaaaattcttttaaaaaacgtgatttcatgtacaaatccattgcaaattgtgtatttaaccaaaattcataaatggatcattatttctacttttactgatcaAACTTAagtaattttgccttgtttatgatcaaaaTTAAGTCTGGAATGATTTCCATcatagaaaacaataaaaaacaaagtaaaaaaacaaagaaatacataagaaatttaataaacaataaaatacataagaaatcagtcttggtaccagaatcttttttcattcacaattgttaggaatgctataaagaatattttcattaaaaaatggcaTTCTAGgtgctttatttagtgaatcagagcaaaaagtatgatttcatgaataaattagcatatttaattcatataaaataaaaatatatgaattcagtgaaatttaccaatgcaactgcgtaTTACGTCATTCTTTACCATCACGCAAATTTTCGTTGTGATCGCGCAATCcgcggctgagatcttaagggCCCCCAGgtaatgacaagaatcaaaataccccgggagatttagggttaaagctcACCTACCACTTGTTTGAATGCATTTCATGTCTGAACAGCAATGGGACCCATTGTAGAATCACATTTTGAAATCAatctttttcagcattttatgTGTGCATTTTGAAAGAGCttgattttcttctctttttctcagGTGACTTGAAGCTGGTTGAGAAGCCCCAGCCTATGACACTGGCTCCTCATGATTTTTGCAACATCAAGGCCAACATCAAGGTTGCTTCCACAGAGAACGGCATCATCTTTGGGAACATTGGTGAGTTCTCTCACATTTCTCGAATGATAtttttggtgatgatgatgatacatcATTTTCATACAGGGTAACAGGCCAGCTTTAGTACTCTTTGAAGCCTATTAGATTAGATTTTAGATTTTGTAAATCCCCTAATAGGTAGATGTTGATATTCTAATTCATTACTACATTATGTGAATGTATATGCCCTGAAGCAGGATATGGAGTAATTGTgtttatatttgatatattggATGCCAGACGTAGGTAGCATTTCAGATCGATTAGTAAagttacattttatttatttaaatatatcaATTCAGGAAAAACACAAGATCTgtttaaaaacactattttacATCAAGGTCCTGAAAAGGTTAAAAAGTTATatcaatattcaaaactgatataaGAATACGACCAGCTGCATATAATAAGCCAAAAAATAAGAATGAGAACGGCATTTTGTAGTTACgcaatttattgaaaattagtatttacaattgaaattatttaaCTTGTAATTAAACCTGAAATCCAGTGTCTGTTTGAAATTTGAGAGGATTTGAGTATTATTATTCttgattattatttgttattgatCCACTTTGTgctgctctcaacccaggtgaggtaagtgggGACCTGGCAGGAACTTATTCCTTGAAACGTGGTGCGCTtaacagctgctctgctaaagcTACAGTAATAATGCTGCATTATTATACGAAACTTCTGATGAAGAAAGTGTTATGCActgtaataattaaaaaaatgataatatataagACTTGTCTAGCGCACTTTctatcttgattagatgctcaaggtgcttcagagcagaacaacaacaaaaacaaattacttATAATACATGTTTGAACAATAAGTCGATGTCTATCAAAAAGCACTCTTGTAAGCAAGTGTATTTCTTATTATGATCAATCCTAAAGTAATTCATTTTCCCTCTTATTCCTTTAAACGCAGTGCGGTTAACAACTGCTCTGCTAAAGCTAGAATAATAACGCTGCATTATTATACAGCCCGTAGAGACCCTTAGAGTGTTATGTGCTATATGAGCaagtgtaattattattattattctgttaTCAATCCtaaatttgatatgatttcatattttgacaGTGTATGATGTCTCCGGAGCTCAGAGTGACCGCAGCGTCGTCGTCCTGAACGATATTCACATCGACATCATGGATTACATTGTTCCAGCGACTTGTACTGATGCAGAGTTTAGAACCATGTGGGCTGAATTTGAATGGGAGAACAAGGTAATAGAAACTTTCATTGAAGGGCAAGTCCGCCGCAACAAATAgtagatttgaatgaaaaaagaaaaatcgaacaagcgTACTGCTGAAAAATTCTTCTCTATACTGGTGgtaaaataagaaggttatAGCATTTTTactttctctcatttttcacaaaatagtctTATGCACAACACAGTGATATCAAAattagagagttgatgatgtcccccACTCGacaattgttttgtattttattatatgaaaaaagaGGTAAATTCAATTTTTGCAGATATGACAAGGATTACGTTTGTATGTGACCAGAAGTATTACAGAAATgccccatattctgaagtcgtgGTTAAAAGTTTGTGGTTTAGCTGTGGATAGCCAATAGTGGCATAAATCTCTTAACAGTATAATTTCAATGTATCGGCTCTTTgttctctcaaatcattctacTCTTTTGGTAGGATAAGCGGGATAGCTTTCTTCACCATTCCCACATTCGGAAAGAGcccagtaaacataagaaacctACAATGTAAGGAAAGTTTTGAACTCTTCAGCTTGCCACAGTTTTAGCACAGTTACACGAGGGTCTAAGtaaaacccgacttcagaatacgataatggcccgtattctgaagtcaggtttaaatgagaccatggtctaactctgtgctaaaattatgggaagccaaaagtgtcaaaatttgtattaagttgtatgtttcttatgtttactgtgctcttcatcgatggtgaagacaatcatctattcatacttcctagataattatgaatgatttgagagccaaatgagctgaaacaTGATATCtgtactgttagtgatttatgcaataattggctttccataattttagcacagttacaccgtggtctaagttaaacctgacttcagaatacgatcCAATCAGTTTATCTTGTGTGGTATTGACTATCAAGGAAGTAGACCAACTCCTTATAGACCAAGTGAATTATGTTAACCGCTCTTTTTTCTCATTACAGGTGACCGTGAATACCAATATCAATGATCTTCGTGAATACCTGAAACATCTGATATCCTCGACTAACATGAGATGCCTTACTCCTGAGAAGGTATgaaatttttttctgttattgaTAGTGATACTTGCATTGCCACCTAAGCATgataagaacccactgcactattcgtataagaataacaaacaagaatattttatatttgtatagcgcacatatccaccttgttggGCACTCAAGATGTttctatattaccccggctaagctagtctccCGATTCCTGTTCTCAcaagtttttgatgaattactTCCTGCGGGTATTCATTTAGCTCacttgaaaaacaaaagaaaagtgcttagaaaccAATGTATGAAGCGCTATGTAATGtaacttttattatttattataaaacATGTGTAGTAATTACAGTGTCCCTGAGATATATCTAGATAGATGGCCTTGTGGTGACACAATATTTGCTTCTGCAACAAATGCTCCAAGCTTTATTTCGTATAacatatagggttagggttagggctAGGGTTGGAAtatggttttatgttaggtttagggtagggtttaGTGTTAAATATTGGGttaaagttggtcattccattactgtgtggaatttacagcggagcaattgtcgccagagcaaatgatGCAGAACCGGCTCTGTACATatgcatattgttattatcGTTACTGTAATCAAgatattgggtgatttcaagtccggtgttggccttggtgttgaaatttggattgcttcccctagctccaaaacttattcagcatttgtaaaactgatccagatcacatcattgacatctcaacaactagtgagtggcttttcgggaccatcttcattgacccaacaccaaaaggtcaacactgaacttgaaatcaatAACGGAGATAATTGAATTCTTGCAGGGTCTTTCCGGGGAGTGTGGATTCATGGCTGCCAATCTTTACGCTCGTTCCATCTTTGGTGAGGACGCCTTGGCCAACGTGAGCATCGAGAAACCTGCTTCCTCTGAACCAAATGCTCCAGTGACAGGGCACGTCAGGATCAGAGCCAAGAGCCAGGTCAGTATGGAATGTTACTCATATTTCTGGAAATATTTGAAgccttttgtatttttatattggCAGGACTGATGTTTTTCATCCTTCAAACAGCTTTAATTGCATTATTTAATAGAGTGACACTGCTCTTTGATGTTTTGGGGACAATTTCCACCCtctttattattaaatataGATCCTACACTAGTCTTATCACAAATTGTTTAGAATTTTCTCTACTTGTAAGCCAATGCTAATTGATGAATATTCCTTGTGAACAGGGAATAATTATGCATGTAAACAAATTTGTTAAGCATATTTTGTCAAAGAGGAAAAGCTCTGTCTCATTTAAGCTCTGTGCGGTCCTATGTAATTATCTGCTACACAAAAGATTTTGGAGCAGTCCTTAAAAAATGTGGAGGGAATCGTGATTCGATAGCTTTGAAAATTGGATGTTTGTGAATAATATAGCTTTGAAAACATGACAGCAGTGAAAAGCCTAAGTTTTTCACAGCAGAGGCAGCTTGCAAAACAACGACATGTGATCCTGGTAGATAATAGAAAATGAGAAGAAACATTATGAAAACATTATGTAccaaaaaagttatgaaatcgTGATATATTTTAGTTTATTATTTGGCAACATGGCTCTTTTGAAAATTTAGGCAAATAGTTTCTGTCAGTGAATATATTGTCtttaaaatgacaatttcttACCATCGGTActcctatacagtgcgtcccagaaaaaacgaaaccgagatttagcgatcatttatcattacttaatcataaataaaatagacaaatgacctaccaatttaaagcttagaatctcctctttcatctgatattacttagattgtttctcattcacgcatgagtgagcaaatacaatttgaagaaaggatatcaaaaactcatttggcggggggtatctgggtttcaaaaagaaaaccacatttctgaaaaattcaatatttcctctttaatttgatacctaaatgacagaaaatggtcaagaaataacaaagttctggtcctttgaaataaggcttgaatttcaataatttcataaaatgaagaggttctccaggctagcgttcaaactcacttgacactccgttttgttgacgatcagccatgcattaaatcttttgttcaccatgcgaaaacttctgtgggaaaccggtgaaaacacgtttatctcatgaaattatggaaatacaagccttatttcaaatgaccagaacttttttatttcttgaccattttctgtaattgaggtaccaaattaaagagcagatattgaacttttcggaaatgtggttttctttttgaaacccagatactcCCCGCCAAATGAggttttggtatcctttcttcaaattgtttttgctcactcatgcgtgaataagaaataacctaggtaatatcagatgaaagaggagattctaagctttagattggtaggtcatttgtctattatatttatgattaagttatgataaatgatcgctaaatctcggtttcgtttattctgggacgcactgtatagataTGGGAGggcaaaatatttatatctctaAAGATCCCCGTATGTCTTGGATCAATACCAGTTTTGGTTGCAATCTAATAATGATTTCAAAGAGAATTGAAAAAAGTGCCCACCTAAGTATTCATatgtgatattgaaaaaaaaatacatgtaccaaatgacgcggatcgaaaatgtgtaattactgagaaattaacaaaatgaGCATGGAATTCCAGTCAGGTGCCTGGTCTTATCCCAAGCAATAAAaacacactgtcccacatatgcttatctgtgttggtaatCTCCAGTGTGATCACGTTCAACTTGGATTCTATGATTTCACAGAATTTTGTTTAAAGAAACCAGACGTAGTTGTTTCATGAAAgatgtcagcactgactaaattgtcagtgctgacaatttcagtgaaatccttggtttttattggctgaaaggcactggcctctgactgttactatggtaactgtcggagaaagacaacttgtcagtgctgacaactttcgtGAAAAGACCCCAGACCTAGATCTATAATGATATAGTGAAAATTGACCTCGATTTCAacgactttctcatgaaattattgcttgcttcatctacatgtacttagtatttaaaaagaaattccagtagttgcagtaaacactgatttcatgacaaagtctgtaaaacaaggctcaattgtcagtatatcatcgaggatctagatctggtacagtctgaactttgtgaaatcttgaaatctacgctgaaaaatgttcagactgaagatccccaacacagataagcgcacgtgggacagtgtataattattgctttgaatgtcgggcccgacaccctaccagaatcctttggcacatacgttttatttatacagacactttggtggtcatttcattggattctgtacgaactcttTTTgctatcgttaccaaaactagcatttacctttaaagtaatttattcttcttttttttcagggaaTGGCTCTGAGTATGGGAGATAAAATCAACCTGTCACAGAAGAAAGataaagatatgaaataattacaaCTAGAACCAGACAGGATGGATGAATCGCATGATATTTCTCTGACTGAGTTggcaacttgatttttttttcttttgtgtgtgtttaaAAATCACATTTGACTGGTAAATCAAAGATTTCTCTGTTAGTATTGCACCAGcaactagattttttttaaatcacactTTAAATGTAAAGAAAATCTCAATCTGTTGTTGACTTCATATTCATTCGTATATCTAATGACTAGAATATTGATAAGATTAAGAATTACgtcttattatttattattacttatttcaTGTATCCATTATGTATTTGCCTATTGCAAGGATATTTCAAGAGCATTCTACATACATATAGTTTAACTGTTACTTGTGGCAATGAGATGGTCCGTTATTCTGCAAGCTCAGACTCctatttgacactttaaccaatTATACCATGTCTACAATGAAGACTAGACACCAAACTCTTTTATTTGTGTAAATTAGAGTCAGCCgcagtacatagtgaatctagtctcactacagTCTCTGCATTACGCACTTTGCAATTG
This DNA window, taken from Lytechinus variegatus isolate NC3 chromosome 19, Lvar_3.0, whole genome shotgun sequence, encodes the following:
- the LOC121405693 gene encoding coatomer subunit beta-like; this translates as MTSTLELPCYTLINMNMDVEPPNEMQLKTDIEKGDTKTKTEALKKLIYMILNGEKFPGILMHVIRFLLPLKDHTIKKLLLIFWEIVPKTHPDGKLLQEMILVCDAYRKDLQHPNEFIRGSTLRFLCKLKEAELLEPLMPAIRACLEHRHSYVRRNAVLAIFTIYKSFDTLIPDAPELIHNFLEQEQDASSKRNAFMMLIHVDQERALDYLSTCIDQIHSFNDILQLVIVELVYKVCHANPSERARFIRCIYNLLQSSSPAVRYEAAGTLVTLSSAPTAVKAAASCYIDLIIKESDNNVKLIVLDRLIALKDTPAHEKVLQELVMDILRVLSASDLEVRRKTLDLALDLISSRNIEEMVLVLKKEVSKTQNVGEHEDTGKYRQLLVRTLHSCSVKFPDVAATVIPLLMEFLSDTNELAAADVLVFVREAIERFEQLKSLIISKLLEVFPTIKAVKIHRAALWILGEYCTSIEDIQSLMTEVRNLLGEIPIVDDEMKKAAGEDTQEENVQVSASKRLVTEMGTYATQSALSVVSTKKEEQRPALRGFLMDGDFFVGACLSTVLTKLALRYLDLSKDQKKQNRFLAEAMLIMATIIHLGKSGLAKTNITNDDVDRIATCLKVLAERHSLISDIFNTECRSALHAMLQAKQLESKTSDKGLFDKKVSSIQADDPINFLQLLAKADTGSTEDQLTMSLTLATMGTPAKKEIADLSSSKLSKVTQLTGFSDPVYAEAYININQYDIVLDVLIVNQTADVLQNCSLELATLGDLKLVEKPQPMTLAPHDFCNIKANIKVASTENGIIFGNIVYDVSGAQSDRSVVVLNDIHIDIMDYIVPATCTDAEFRTMWAEFEWENKVTVNTNINDLREYLKHLISSTNMRCLTPEKGLSGECGFMAANLYARSIFGEDALANVSIEKPASSEPNAPVTGHVRIRAKSQGMALSMGDKINLSQKKDKDMK